A stretch of Desulfotignum phosphitoxidans DSM 13687 DNA encodes these proteins:
- the arfB gene encoding alternative ribosome rescue aminoacyl-tRNA hydrolase ArfB gives MPVHITHKVQIPDHEIQLEAIRAQGAGGQHVNKVATAIHLRFDIPGSSLPEEIKSRLLAIADQRISKDGVVVIKAQQSRSQEKNRTDAVKRLRQLILKAMVQPKKRRPTRASQSARKKRMDRKTKRGRIKQLRKSVSSDD, from the coding sequence GAGATTCAGCTGGAGGCGATCCGTGCCCAGGGGGCAGGGGGGCAGCACGTGAACAAGGTGGCCACGGCCATTCATCTGCGGTTCGATATCCCTGGGTCCAGCCTGCCTGAAGAGATTAAATCCCGCTTGCTGGCAATTGCGGATCAACGGATTTCCAAGGACGGTGTGGTCGTTATCAAGGCCCAGCAGTCCCGCAGCCAGGAGAAAAACCGAACCGATGCCGTCAAACGGCTGCGTCAATTGATTTTAAAAGCCATGGTCCAGCCGAAAAAGCGCCGGCCCACCCGGGCGTCACAATCGGCCCGGAAAAAAAGGATGGATCGTAAAACAAAACGGGGGCGTATCAAACAATTACGGAAATCTGTGTCCTCTGACGATTAA
- a CDS encoding hybrid sensor histidine kinase/response regulator, which yields MKFRFSNIVQTWYLLEKKLLPTYVWKTDPFTFWQERILLIICFSAVVLGPVVLIPSVWLAMAEGLLSVALLDIGAYSGAVAVLILKNRPLGFRAGLIFFVLYFLGLGLIILLGPVGAGYIWLLGASIMVSTIYDLKAAFASLACNAAAFATMAVSIATGILDWNSASENLLEQWLVMSGNFLFINALVSTTTALMLNSLKQTLINEQSAKAKLQENEQRYRTLFETAKDAIFILKDNQFIDCNMATLEMFGFSDKALITGQHPWQLSPPAQPCGETSTQKAQTYVMSALEGVPQYFEWQHMKTDETVFDTEVALNRFQLGNQTYLQAIVRDITHRKQAEKSQKEKEQMEIQVQQVQKMESIGRLAGGVAHDLNNLLSPVLGYSELMLTDSQLAGSHRKATQTILDAGIRARDLVRQLLAFSRKQTLSFEPVDINQVVDNFLPLLYRTIREDITINLSLSPTPEPVMADVGQLGQVILNLAVNAADAMPDGGYLDIETSRKDLDVSYAKLRQGVTPGPYVLLSVSDTGAGMDTQTIEHIFEPFFSTKGERGTGLGLATVYGIVKQHGGNIWVYSEPEKGTTFKIYLPLASDADPVDPGIEKKETTVVFGTETILLAEDNDQVRELACTILETDGYTVLTAGTGEEALQTAAAHKGAIDLLLTDVVMPGMNGRELYDEIRRTRPHIKVVYMSGYTANVIAHHGILESGIQFIQKPFTVKTLADKVRQVLDTG from the coding sequence ATGAAATTCCGATTTTCAAATATCGTCCAGACTTGGTATCTCCTGGAAAAAAAGCTGCTTCCAACGTATGTATGGAAAACAGATCCGTTTACCTTCTGGCAGGAACGGATTCTGCTCATCATCTGCTTTTCAGCCGTGGTTCTGGGCCCTGTGGTGTTGATCCCTTCCGTGTGGCTGGCCATGGCCGAAGGATTGTTGAGTGTCGCTTTACTGGATATTGGTGCCTATTCAGGTGCGGTCGCTGTTTTGATTCTAAAAAACAGACCATTGGGATTCCGGGCCGGCCTGATTTTTTTTGTTCTGTATTTCCTGGGTCTGGGGCTGATAATCCTACTGGGTCCGGTGGGTGCCGGATATATCTGGTTACTGGGCGCATCCATCATGGTCAGCACCATTTATGATCTCAAAGCCGCGTTTGCTTCACTGGCCTGCAATGCGGCGGCATTTGCAACCATGGCAGTTTCCATTGCCACGGGCATCCTCGACTGGAACTCTGCTTCGGAAAATCTTCTTGAGCAATGGCTGGTCATGAGCGGCAATTTTCTTTTCATCAATGCCCTGGTGTCCACAACCACGGCATTGATGCTCAACAGCCTGAAACAAACATTGATAAACGAGCAGTCAGCCAAGGCAAAATTACAGGAAAATGAACAACGATATCGAACCCTCTTTGAAACAGCCAAAGATGCCATATTCATTTTAAAAGACAACCAATTCATTGACTGTAACATGGCCACGCTTGAGATGTTTGGGTTTTCCGACAAAGCCCTGATAACAGGTCAGCATCCCTGGCAGTTGTCTCCACCGGCTCAGCCCTGCGGTGAAACATCCACCCAGAAAGCCCAGACATATGTAATGTCGGCCCTTGAAGGCGTTCCCCAGTATTTCGAGTGGCAGCATATGAAAACCGATGAAACGGTATTTGACACAGAAGTCGCTCTGAACCGCTTTCAGCTGGGAAACCAGACCTATCTTCAGGCGATCGTCAGGGACATCACCCATCGCAAACAGGCGGAAAAGTCTCAAAAAGAAAAAGAACAGATGGAAATACAGGTGCAGCAGGTGCAAAAAATGGAATCCATCGGACGTCTGGCCGGCGGGGTGGCCCATGACCTGAACAATCTGCTGTCTCCTGTCCTGGGATACAGCGAATTGATGCTCACAGATTCTCAATTGGCAGGCTCCCACCGGAAAGCGACCCAAACCATTCTGGACGCGGGAATCCGTGCCCGGGACCTGGTTCGTCAACTGCTGGCTTTCAGCCGAAAGCAGACACTATCCTTCGAACCCGTGGACATCAACCAGGTGGTAGACAACTTTCTTCCTTTATTGTACCGAACCATTCGGGAGGATATCACGATCAACCTGTCCTTGTCCCCAACCCCTGAACCCGTCATGGCAGACGTCGGACAACTGGGACAGGTAATTTTGAACCTGGCTGTCAACGCCGCAGATGCCATGCCCGACGGCGGCTATTTGGACATCGAAACCAGCCGAAAAGACCTGGACGTATCTTATGCCAAACTCCGTCAAGGTGTCACGCCCGGCCCTTACGTGCTTTTGAGTGTCAGCGACACCGGTGCCGGCATGGATACCCAAACCATCGAGCACATATTTGAACCTTTTTTTTCCACCAAAGGGGAACGTGGCACCGGCTTAGGCCTTGCCACTGTGTATGGAATTGTCAAACAGCACGGAGGAAATATCTGGGTGTATTCAGAACCTGAAAAAGGCACGACGTTTAAAATTTATCTGCCGCTGGCCTCAGATGCCGATCCGGTCGACCCCGGGATCGAAAAAAAAGAAACAACCGTGGTTTTCGGAACGGAAACCATTTTACTGGCAGAAGACAATGATCAGGTTCGAGAACTGGCCTGTACCATTTTGGAAACAGATGGCTACACAGTACTGACCGCCGGTACCGGAGAGGAAGCCCTTCAAACAGCAGCGGCCCATAAGGGTGCCATTGATTTATTACTCACGGATGTGGTCATGCCCGGCATGAACGGCAGAGAGCTTTACGATGAAATCCGCCGGACCCGTCCCCATATCAAGGTGGTTTACATGTCCGGATATACGGCCAATGTCATCGCCCATCATGGAATACTGGAATCAGGTATCCAGTTCATCCAGAAACCGTTCACAGTCAAAACCCTGGCTGACAAGGTCAGGCAGGTGCTGGATACCGGATAA
- a CDS encoding sodium:proton antiporter: MKKANQLALVLLLMGFFVVPITLASFSGGPSLSLVQTVHASEDAVESGHGGEDTLGGGHGQGHPDLGKLLPLYACIPFACMLLSIALLPLVAGTFWHHHFGKISAFWAATLAIPFVAVYKGDAVYEILHIILADYVPFIILLWALFTVSGGILLRGTLRGTPVVNTGIILLGTILASWMGTTGAAMLLIRPFLRANDFRKNRTFMVVFFIFLVANVGGSLTPLGDPPLFLGFLHGVSFFWTLNIAPHMFLVSGILLVIYFFLDSWHFKKEGAVVPDDGEKKPLCLVGTYNFIFLGGIVVAVLMSGVLDLGEINTLGVHRAVQDWLRDITLIILGILSLWATPWTLREENEFSWFPIIEVAYLFIGIFVTMIPCLLLLKAGPDGAFAFLIAAVKEPYHYFWVTGLLSAFLDNAPTYLTFFNTALGSFYAGLPESASVPLLMTDRMVYLQAISTGAVFFGAVSYIGNAPNFMVRSIAAESGTAMPSFFGYILKYSLVFLIPTFVIVTLIFY; this comes from the coding sequence ATGAAAAAGGCGAATCAACTGGCACTGGTTTTACTGCTGATGGGATTTTTTGTGGTTCCGATAACCCTAGCATCTTTTTCCGGCGGTCCGAGCCTGTCACTGGTGCAGACCGTTCATGCATCCGAAGATGCCGTGGAATCCGGTCACGGTGGTGAAGATACCCTTGGCGGCGGCCATGGACAAGGCCATCCGGACCTGGGCAAACTGCTGCCGTTGTATGCGTGTATCCCTTTTGCCTGCATGTTGTTATCCATTGCACTGCTGCCGCTGGTTGCCGGTACGTTCTGGCACCATCATTTCGGCAAAATATCCGCGTTCTGGGCTGCTACTCTGGCGATTCCCTTTGTGGCGGTCTACAAAGGGGATGCCGTGTATGAAATTCTTCATATCATTTTAGCGGATTATGTGCCTTTTATCATCCTTTTGTGGGCGTTGTTCACGGTGTCGGGTGGAATTCTTCTGCGCGGCACGCTGCGGGGAACCCCTGTTGTGAATACCGGTATCATTCTTCTGGGAACGATTCTGGCCTCCTGGATGGGAACCACCGGAGCGGCCATGCTGCTGATCCGGCCGTTTCTGCGGGCCAATGACTTTCGAAAAAACAGAACCTTCATGGTGGTGTTCTTCATTTTTCTGGTGGCCAATGTGGGGGGATCCTTGACCCCTCTGGGTGATCCGCCCCTGTTTCTGGGATTTTTGCATGGAGTGAGCTTTTTCTGGACACTGAACATCGCCCCTCACATGTTTCTGGTGAGCGGAATTCTGCTGGTGATCTATTTTTTCCTGGATTCCTGGCATTTCAAAAAAGAAGGGGCCGTGGTGCCCGATGATGGAGAAAAAAAGCCCTTGTGCCTGGTGGGGACCTATAATTTCATCTTTTTAGGCGGGATTGTGGTGGCCGTGCTCATGAGCGGTGTCCTGGATCTGGGAGAGATCAACACCCTGGGTGTGCACCGGGCCGTTCAGGACTGGCTGCGGGATATCACTTTGATTATACTTGGAATCCTGTCATTGTGGGCCACCCCCTGGACCCTGCGGGAGGAAAACGAGTTTTCCTGGTTTCCCATCATCGAGGTGGCATATCTGTTCATCGGCATTTTTGTTACCATGATCCCCTGTCTGCTGCTGCTTAAAGCCGGACCGGACGGGGCATTTGCATTTCTGATCGCAGCGGTGAAAGAACCTTACCATTACTTCTGGGTCACGGGTCTGCTGTCCGCGTTTCTGGACAATGCCCCCACCTATCTGACCTTTTTCAATACCGCTTTGGGCAGTTTTTATGCCGGCTTGCCCGAATCAGCCTCCGTGCCGTTGCTGATGACCGACCGGATGGTTTATCTCCAGGCCATTTCCACCGGGGCCGTGTTTTTCGGGGCCGTCAGTTATATCGGCAATGCGCCTAATTTCATGGTGCGGTCCATCGCCGCGGAATCCGGCACTGCCATGCCCAGTTTTTTCGGGTATATCCTCAAATATTCTTTGGTGTTTCTGATTCCCACATTTGTGATTGTCACGTTGATTTTTTATTAG
- a CDS encoding PAS domain-containing sensor histidine kinase: MYFDLKGLKLAIIGGGDPCCEILDRFSGPGLKDLNIQVLMVADTIEISKGIIRARQLNIPTTKDYHEVCKLTGLDLILKLKNDDLLPCILEKVNTERVSIIDLDTYGAMSFVHFLKTEEEKIRIRKRLETQDLEKEAVADLFDQFSRRINEIAENRISFLEQERQDLRKIEKELNQIIQGSMIPTFIINNEHIITHWNVACEELTGYPAYKLVGTDRQWVPFRSVKRPVLADMVVDHTSDDTVRKYYGNAWRKCKIINGAYEAEEFFPHMGTDGKWIFFTAAPIKSPEGKIIGAIQTLRDRTEDKKAQEEIELQDQELAKLHEKYRKSEEKYRSLFNENPNPIFIIDSMNFEILDVNHRVLEDYGYDKSELMGTSFLEIGEKTDDTLRRDMLNLPQGGSILFTKKRHYRKSGQAFFVNIKMVKVMFSQRVVLIASTTDMTESVEKETQLIQAGKLATLGTMAAGMAHEINQPLNVIQICADLIQKMVNKGVTISDEDLLNMSKDIIENVARAAGVIKHVRDFARQSERDLKKLDINDPIRDVFKVLGHQITVHSIEVVLELEDHLPSIRAEHNRLEQVFINLVTNAIDAMDEKSARTEGPVEKILTIKTFAQNGHVAATVSDTGTGMNEEVKNKLFEPFFTTKETGKGTGLGTSISFGIIKDYNGTIRVETQEGKGSCFTVQFPAAG, translated from the coding sequence ATGTATTTTGATTTAAAGGGATTGAAACTGGCCATCATCGGCGGCGGGGATCCTTGTTGTGAGATTCTGGACCGGTTTTCAGGACCCGGTCTCAAGGATCTGAACATTCAGGTACTCATGGTGGCGGATACCATAGAAATTTCCAAAGGCATCATCCGGGCCAGGCAATTGAATATTCCCACCACCAAAGATTACCATGAGGTGTGCAAGTTGACCGGTCTGGATCTGATCCTTAAACTGAAAAACGATGACCTGCTGCCCTGCATTCTGGAAAAAGTGAATACCGAACGGGTGAGCATTATTGATCTGGACACTTATGGGGCCATGTCTTTTGTTCATTTTCTGAAAACCGAAGAGGAAAAAATCCGGATTCGAAAACGGCTCGAAACCCAGGATCTGGAAAAAGAGGCCGTGGCGGATCTGTTTGATCAATTTTCCCGCCGGATCAACGAAATTGCGGAAAATCGTATTTCCTTTCTGGAACAGGAGCGCCAGGATCTCCGGAAAATCGAAAAAGAGTTGAATCAGATCATCCAGGGCAGCATGATTCCCACTTTTATCATCAACAATGAACATATCATTACCCACTGGAATGTGGCATGTGAGGAACTTACCGGATACCCGGCATATAAACTGGTGGGAACCGACCGGCAGTGGGTGCCGTTCCGATCGGTCAAACGTCCCGTTCTTGCGGATATGGTGGTGGATCATACCAGTGATGACACCGTTCGAAAATATTACGGCAATGCCTGGCGAAAGTGCAAGATCATCAACGGGGCCTACGAGGCGGAAGAATTTTTTCCCCATATGGGAACAGACGGAAAATGGATATTTTTTACAGCCGCGCCCATTAAATCGCCTGAAGGCAAAATTATCGGTGCGATCCAGACCTTGCGGGACAGAACCGAGGATAAAAAAGCCCAGGAGGAAATTGAACTTCAGGATCAGGAACTGGCCAAGCTTCATGAAAAATACCGGAAATCCGAAGAAAAATACCGGTCATTGTTCAACGAAAATCCCAATCCCATTTTTATCATCGACAGCATGAACTTTGAGATCCTGGATGTGAATCACCGGGTTCTGGAAGATTATGGATATGACAAATCCGAACTTATGGGCACCTCATTTCTGGAAATCGGTGAAAAAACCGATGACACTCTTCGCCGGGACATGCTGAATCTGCCCCAGGGCGGGTCCATCCTGTTCACCAAAAAACGGCATTACAGAAAAAGCGGGCAGGCGTTTTTTGTCAACATCAAAATGGTCAAGGTGATGTTCAGTCAGCGGGTGGTGCTCATTGCGTCCACCACAGACATGACTGAAAGCGTGGAAAAAGAAACCCAGCTGATCCAGGCCGGTAAACTGGCCACCCTGGGTACGATGGCAGCCGGCATGGCCCATGAGATCAATCAGCCCTTGAACGTGATCCAGATCTGTGCGGATTTGATCCAGAAAATGGTCAATAAAGGGGTGACGATTTCAGATGAAGATCTGCTGAACATGAGCAAGGATATTATTGAAAATGTGGCCCGGGCCGCCGGCGTGATCAAGCATGTGAGAGATTTTGCCAGACAGTCGGAGCGGGATCTGAAAAAACTGGATATCAATGATCCCATCCGGGATGTGTTCAAGGTGCTGGGACACCAGATTACGGTACATTCCATTGAAGTGGTGCTGGAACTGGAAGACCACCTGCCCAGTATCCGTGCCGAACACAACCGCCTGGAGCAGGTGTTCATCAACCTGGTGACCAATGCCATCGATGCCATGGATGAAAAATCCGCCCGAACCGAAGGGCCGGTGGAAAAAATATTGACCATTAAAACCTTTGCGCAGAACGGCCATGTGGCGGCAACCGTGTCCGATACGGGTACAGGGATGAACGAAGAAGTGAAAAACAAATTGTTTGAGCCGTTTTTCACCACCAAGGAAACCGGCAAAGGAACCGGACTTGGCACCAGTATCAGTTTCGGCATCATCAAGGACTACAACGGTACCATCCGTGTTGAAACCCAGGAGGGGAAAGGGTCGTGTTTCACGGTTCAATTCCCTGCCGCGGGTTGA
- a CDS encoding ATP-binding response regulator — protein sequence MSVNKILIVDDEQAIVRLLSMSLKSDGYDTCTASSGEEALDVFEKQSPDIVVTDIKMPGMDGLELLKRIKERDPDKEVIIVTGHGDIDSTITALQYGASDFINKPVRDEALAIALERAQTKIRIREQLASYTQDLEEKVAEATVEIRRKSNFQRLLIHSSHDAIVAFDQDWQIVVYNPEAARMFEKRARNVLNKMTIDDLYPPELAASFRKEARNGSDDRGDIPWKEMVLETRNQKQIPVRYATSVLHEKNEFMGIVNFFQDLTEIKRLEKELIQSERMAAIGQTVSGLAHYVKNILIGLKGGSYVVDVGFQHSNMEKVKSGWQTIQKNIERVANLTQDMLTYAKERHPEVKLCAPNEIVTEVKDLVSEFAKAHDIEIITRCDPEMGQMWLDPGTVHRALLNLVNNAIDACMEEDDLDRQFKVEIRTGKTEAGAAVFEIEDNGCGMDEETKRKLFTPMFSSKGGKGTGLGLLVTKKLVEEHHGTIDIDTRLGYGSLFTMTLPERPETGRDENDK from the coding sequence ATGTCAGTTAACAAAATATTGATTGTGGACGATGAACAGGCCATTGTCAGATTGTTGTCCATGTCTCTGAAAAGTGACGGGTATGACACCTGCACTGCATCCAGCGGTGAAGAAGCGCTGGACGTGTTTGAAAAACAGTCCCCGGACATTGTGGTGACCGATATCAAAATGCCGGGCATGGATGGTCTGGAACTGCTTAAACGAATCAAGGAGCGGGATCCGGACAAGGAAGTGATCATCGTTACAGGGCATGGGGATATTGATTCCACCATCACGGCCCTGCAGTATGGGGCCAGTGATTTTATCAACAAGCCGGTGAGAGACGAAGCCCTGGCCATTGCCCTGGAACGGGCCCAGACCAAAATCCGCATCCGGGAGCAGCTGGCCTCCTATACCCAGGATCTGGAAGAAAAAGTGGCGGAAGCCACCGTGGAGATCCGGCGCAAATCCAATTTTCAGCGGCTGCTCATTCACTCCAGCCATGATGCCATTGTCGCGTTTGACCAGGACTGGCAGATTGTGGTCTATAACCCGGAAGCGGCCCGTATGTTTGAGAAAAGAGCCAGAAACGTGTTGAACAAAATGACCATCGATGATCTGTATCCCCCTGAACTGGCCGCCTCTTTCAGAAAAGAGGCCAGAAACGGATCCGATGACCGGGGAGATATCCCCTGGAAGGAGATGGTTCTGGAAACCCGGAACCAAAAACAGATTCCGGTCCGATATGCCACCAGCGTGCTCCATGAAAAAAATGAATTCATGGGCATTGTCAATTTTTTCCAGGATCTGACTGAAATCAAACGCCTGGAAAAAGAGTTGATCCAGTCCGAGCGTATGGCTGCCATCGGGCAGACGGTTTCCGGCCTGGCCCATTATGTGAAAAACATCCTCATCGGCCTGAAAGGCGGCAGCTATGTCGTGGATGTGGGATTTCAGCACAGCAACATGGAAAAGGTCAAATCCGGGTGGCAGACCATCCAGAAAAATATTGAGCGGGTGGCAAACCTGACCCAGGACATGCTCACTTATGCCAAGGAACGGCACCCTGAGGTCAAGCTGTGCGCTCCCAATGAGATCGTGACCGAAGTCAAGGACCTGGTATCGGAATTTGCTAAAGCCCATGATATCGAAATCATTACCCGGTGTGACCCGGAAATGGGACAGATGTGGCTGGATCCCGGCACCGTGCACCGGGCCCTGCTGAACCTGGTGAACAATGCCATTGACGCCTGTATGGAAGAGGATGATCTGGACCGGCAATTCAAAGTGGAGATTCGAACCGGAAAAACCGAAGCCGGGGCCGCTGTTTTTGAGATTGAAGACAATGGATGCGGCATGGATGAAGAGACCAAACGCAAACTGTTTACCCCCATGTTCAGTTCCAAGGGAGGGAAAGGAACCGGTCTGGGGCTGCTGGTGACCAAAAAACTGGTGGAAGAGCACCATGGGACCATTGACATTGATACCCGTTTGGGGTATGGGTCTTTGTTCACCATGACGCTGCCTGAGAGGCCCGAAACAGGCCGGGATGAAAATGACAAGTAA